One window from the genome of Salvia miltiorrhiza cultivar Shanhuang (shh) chromosome 7, IMPLAD_Smil_shh, whole genome shotgun sequence encodes:
- the LOC130994762 gene encoding ubiquitin carboxyl-terminal hydrolase 20-like isoform X1 produces MGCHGHGDTLIREVFGGSILNKYKCRGCGNFKEHSENMLDLQLPITNGAVCFCDFLKDYTEAEILDYRCEKCGTNGKKTTHSIQLDQLPRILTFHLKRVHGQQKITGKLTLPLELNLAEFTVTQNVKCVYNLYAFVVHKGTVESGHYYSYIRVSATDWYKFNDERIKRVDVDRVRVQEPYIIFYAKEGTPWFSEATQGHKASTSSQPAGETSKRMNSSSTSSSTSSQPPGPALRAGGHGRRPRAPKN; encoded by the exons ATGGGGTGTCATGGCCATGGGGATACACTCATCAGAGAAGTGTTTGGTGGCAGTATTTTAAACAAG TACAAATGTCGTGGATGTGGTAATTTTAAGGAACATTCAGAGAACATGTTAGACCTGCAATTACCTATTACGAACGGTGCTGTCTGTTTCTGCGATTTTTTGAAAGATTACACAGAAGCGGAAATACTTGACTATCGCTGTGAAAAGTGCGGGACGAATGGTAAAAAAACCACGCACAGCATTCAGCTGGATCAGCTGCCCCGTATTTTGACCTTTCATCTTAAGAGAGTTCATGGTCAGCAGAAAATCACAGGAAAACTGACACTTCCATTGGAATTGAACTTAGCTGAATTCACAGTTACACAAAAT GTGAAGTGTGTTTATAATCTTTATGCTTTTGTAGTACACAAGGGGACAGTGGAATCAGGTCACTACTATAGTTATATACGTGTATCTGCCACTGATTGGTATAAATTTAATGATGAGAGG ATTAAACGGGTAGATGTAGATCGTGTTCGCGTCCAGGAGCCGTATATTATTTTCTATGCCAAGGAGGGAACTCCCTGGTTTTCAGAGGCCACGCAAGGTCACAAGGCATCTACTTCATCACAACCAGCAGGGGAGACTTCAAAAAGGATGAACTCATCATCTACTTCATCATCTACTTCATCACAACCACCGGGGCCGGCCCTGAGGGCGGGCGGGCATGGGCGACGGCCCAGGGCCCCAAAAAATTGA
- the LOC130994762 gene encoding ubiquitin carboxyl-terminal hydrolase 20-like isoform X2 produces MGCHGHGDTLIREVFGGSILNKEHSENMLDLQLPITNGAVCFCDFLKDYTEAEILDYRCEKCGTNGKKTTHSIQLDQLPRILTFHLKRVHGQQKITGKLTLPLELNLAEFTVTQNVKCVYNLYAFVVHKGTVESGHYYSYIRVSATDWYKFNDERIKRVDVDRVRVQEPYIIFYAKEGTPWFSEATQGHKASTSSQPAGETSKRMNSSSTSSSTSSQPPGPALRAGGHGRRPRAPKN; encoded by the exons ATGGGGTGTCATGGCCATGGGGATACACTCATCAGAGAAGTGTTTGGTGGCAGTATTTTAAACAAG GAACATTCAGAGAACATGTTAGACCTGCAATTACCTATTACGAACGGTGCTGTCTGTTTCTGCGATTTTTTGAAAGATTACACAGAAGCGGAAATACTTGACTATCGCTGTGAAAAGTGCGGGACGAATGGTAAAAAAACCACGCACAGCATTCAGCTGGATCAGCTGCCCCGTATTTTGACCTTTCATCTTAAGAGAGTTCATGGTCAGCAGAAAATCACAGGAAAACTGACACTTCCATTGGAATTGAACTTAGCTGAATTCACAGTTACACAAAAT GTGAAGTGTGTTTATAATCTTTATGCTTTTGTAGTACACAAGGGGACAGTGGAATCAGGTCACTACTATAGTTATATACGTGTATCTGCCACTGATTGGTATAAATTTAATGATGAGAGG ATTAAACGGGTAGATGTAGATCGTGTTCGCGTCCAGGAGCCGTATATTATTTTCTATGCCAAGGAGGGAACTCCCTGGTTTTCAGAGGCCACGCAAGGTCACAAGGCATCTACTTCATCACAACCAGCAGGGGAGACTTCAAAAAGGATGAACTCATCATCTACTTCATCATCTACTTCATCACAACCACCGGGGCCGGCCCTGAGGGCGGGCGGGCATGGGCGACGGCCCAGGGCCCCAAAAAATTGA